The region ATCGGATCACGGCGAGCTTGTCGCAGCGGGTCGCAAGGCGGGGGAAATGCTCGGAGATCATCAGGCCGGGAACGTTCGTCTCGATCGGCTTGAATTCACCGCGGACCTGCTCCGGAGCCTCGGGCTTCAGGTCCCAGGTTTCCTGCTGCGCGGGGCCTCCCCACATGAACAGAAGAATGCAGGCCTTGGCCTTGCCAAAGCTGGAGGGTGGGGCAAGCACGCCGCTCGATCGGGCCTGAGCATTCAGCAAGGTCGGCAGGTTGAGGCCCAGCAGTCCAAGCCCTCCGGCGCGGAGGAACTCGCGCCGAGAACGCTGAAGACCAGACCGGAAGGCCCCGCAGCCCTGGTTGACGCTCCGCTTCATGCAGCCCTCCCCCTGTCTTGCGTCCCCTCGTTCACCCCAACCGATCCCGCGACCCGCAGCCCTTCGGAGGGAAAATCAACAAGCATTCAACCTATCCGATCCGGCCTGGTTCGGGCAAGTCGGACCTTGGTCGAGTGCTTGACTCCGAGGCATCGTGCAGGTTGGGATGACTCGGGGCGTCTCGACTTCACAGGATCCCCTCAACTGGGGATTCCGCAAGACGCGGGGCGATCGTGTCCAAGGCAGCCGTATTGGGAGAACCGTGATGACTCGAACCTGGCAACGGGCCTGGTTGCTCGCCGCAGGACTTGGCTCCTCGATCCTCTGGTTTGCGTGCTGGGCAGCCTCGGTTGTGCCCGGGACGTCGGCCGTTACCGTTCCGTGGGCCCTGGGCAATTTGGAGGCAGTGCTGACCGGAGCGACGATCGGAGCGGCCTGGATGTGTCGATCCCATGCTTGAATCGCTCGGCCGTTTCCGCCAACAACAGGCTCGGAATCCCGGTCGATTGGCTTGCGATCGAGGTCTTCCACGCCCACGTGGCCAGGGCATTCCTCAGCGTTTATCATCGGTTCGATTCGGTAGCGGTCGAAAGTCTGGTCTTTGTGTGTGTGTGAACTGGAAGCGATTGCCATGCCCCACGTCGTCTTGCTCGGAGACTCGATCTTCGACAACGCCGCGTATGTGCCGGGAGGGCCGTCGGTCCTCGATCATCTGCAGAAGCATCTGCGCCCAAGCTGGCGGGTCACGCAGCTGGCCGTCGATGGTGCATCTACCGAGGACGTGGCCCGACAGCTCAAGGGTCTTCCCCGAGACGCGACGCATCTGGTCGTGAGCACAGGAGGCAACGATGCGCTTGGCGCTCGCTCCTGGATCCTGCACGAGCCGGCCGACTCCGTGGCCGAGGTGCTCACCGCCCTGAACGCGATCCGGGACGCGTTCCAGGCCGCTTATCGGGCCATGCTCGACCGACTTCAGTCATTGCACAAAGCCGTTACGGTCTGCACCATTTACGATGCGATCCCCGGCCTCTCCCCCGCCGAACGGGCTGGGCTGTCCGTGTTCAATGAAGTGATCCTTCGCGAGGCGTCGCGTTCCATCGTCTCGGTGATCGACCTCCGCCTGGCGTGCAACGACCCCGACGACTTTTCAACGCTCTCCCCGATCGAGCCTTCCGCCTTCGGAGGCGGTAAAATCGCCCGCCTGATCCGTCGGGTCGTGGCCGAGCAAGACGTCTCAAACCTCGCCGCCCGGATTTACCGCTGATCTCGTCTTCCTCCCCGACCAAAAGGACCGTCCACGGATGGATCGCATCGCCTTTCACCGACTCATCCGGGGCGAAACGCTTGGCCCCCGAGCTGCGATGGCAAGGGCGGCGCTCCGGGTCGCCTCCGCGGGCTACCGCATCGGAATCACGTCCCGGAACGCTCGGTTTGATCGCGGCCGGGGGGTGGAACGGGCCGAGGTGCCGGTCGTCTCGATCGGTAACATCACCGTCGGCGGCACCGGCAAGACGCCGATGGTCGAATACGCCTGTCGACACTTCCGCAGGCTCGGCCTCCGCGTCGCCATCCTCAGCCGAGGCTACGGCGCGACCGAGGGTCTCAACGATGAGGGGCTCGTCCTCGACGCCAACCTGCCCGACGTCCCCCACTTTCAGGACCCCGACCGCGTCTCCCTGGCCCGGATCGCCGTGGAGGAGTGTGAATCCCAGGTCCTCGTCCTCGACGACGGCTTCCAGCACCGTCGGCTCGCCCGAGATCTCGACATCGTCCTGATCGACGCCCTCGACCCGTTCGGCCTCGGCCATCTGCTCCCCCGCGGCCTGCTCCGCGAGCCGATCCGCTCCCTCCGTCGCGCCGGGGTCGTGGTGCTTTCGCGGGCCGACCTTGTTTCCCCCGACGATCGCCGCGCGATTCGGGCCGAGGCCGAACGCCACGCCGGGCCCCTGCCCTGGGCCGAGGCGCGTCACGCGCCCCGCGACCTGATCGACGATGCCGGCCAGGCGTTTCTGCTCGATCTTGCCCGATCCGGCCCGGTCGTCGCCTTCTGCGGGCTCGGGAATCCGGAAGGGTTTCGCCGCACCGTCCTTGGCCTCGGGGCGAACCTCGTCGCCTTCCGGACCTTCCCCGACCATCATCCGTACGATCGCTCGGATGTCGATTCCCTAATTTCCTGGGCTCGCGAGCATCAGGCCAGCCTGGCCTTGACCACGCAGAAAGATTCGGTCAAGCTTCGTCTCGATCATCTGGGGCCTGTTCCCCTGCGCGCGGTTCGGATCGGTCTGGAGCTGCTCGACGGGGCCGACCTCCTCGACGCCTCGCTCGATCGGATCGCCGCGAAGGCTCCTCTCGACCCGGGGCCCTGACGCTCGTCCGTCGCCTCCTCCCCCTCCGACTTCGGGAAAGGATTCCCCGATGCGGATCGTCGTCTTCTGCCCGAACCTCGTCGGCGACACCGTTATGGCCACGCCGACCCTGAGAGCCCTCCGCCAGGGGTTCCCGACCGCCCGGATCTCCGGAATGATCAAGCCGAACGTCGCCCCGACGCTCGATGGCGCTCCCTGGCTCGACGACCTCATCCCCTTTCACCCCAAATCAGCCGACCCCGACCAACGGATGCCCGGTGTCATTTCCCGGTTGCGTGACGAGCGGTACGACCTCGCCATCTTGCTGCCGAACTCGATCCGATCGGCCCTCATGGCCTGGCTCGGAGGCGTCGAGCGCCGGGTCGGCTACGCTCGGGGCGGTCGCGGCCTCCTGCTGACCGACCACCTCCACGCCCCCCGCGATCCTCGGGGCCGTTTCTCCCCCGTGCCGATCGTCGAGTATTACCTCGCCCTCGCTCGTCACTTGCACTGCCCGGTCGATTCGCTTGCCTGCGAGCTGTTCACGACCGCCGACGACGAGCAGGCCGCCGACCTTGCCTGGCAGCGGCTCGGCCTGCTCGGCGATCGGCCGGTCGTCTGCCTGAACACGGGAGGCGCTTTCGGCCCGGCGAAGAACTGGCCCGACGCCCACTTCGCCACCCTCGCCCGTCGTCTGGTGAGCGAGCTTGGGGTGAAGGTGCTTGTCGTCTGCGGTCCTGCCGAACGGGCCTCGGCTCGGGCAATCGTTGCTGGGGCCTCGCATCCCGACGTGGTCAGCCTGGCCGAGGAACCGGTGAGCATCGGCCTGACCAAGGCCAGTGTTCGCCGATCGGCCCTGCTCGTCACCACCGACTCCGGCCCCCGCCACTTCGCCGCTGGCTTCGGTGTGCCGGTCGTCAGCCTTTTCGGCCCAACCCACATTGCCTGGACACGCACCTATCACCCCCTGGCCATCCACCTGCAACAGCCTGTGCCTTGCGGGCCGTGCCAGAAACCCGTCTGCCCGCTCGGCCACCACCGATGCATGACCGAACTGCACCCCGATGCCGTCTTCGAGGCCAGCCGACGCCTCCTCTCCCGGCCGTCCTCCCGCCGAGCGGCCTGACGAAGTCCCAGGAGCAACCCCCATGTCCACCTGGCTCGTCACCGGAGGCTCCGGATTTCTTGGCCATCATCTGTTGAATCGGATGGTCTGTTCCGATCTCGGGATCACTCGGCTAATCGCCCTCGGCCGTCGGCCCCCTGAGGGCTGGCCCGCCGACGCCTTCCTCCGCGCCGACCTCAACGACCCCGCCAGCCTCTCCCGAGCCCTCGCCACCGTACGACCGAGGGTCGTTCTCCACCTCGCCGGCCTAACTCCTCCGGCCGACGAGGCGACCTTGCACCGCGTCAATGCGGGCGGGACCCTGGCCTTGCTGCGGGCCTTACAGGCGATCGGCCGGCCTTGCCGGATCGTCAGCGCCGGATCAGCTGCCGAGCTGGGTCCTGTCCCCGAAGCCTTGCTTCCCGCCAACGAGACGATCCCCTGCCGACCCGATTCCCCCTACGGCCTGAGCAAGTGGTTCGCCTCCCAGGCCACCGTCGCCAGCCCCAGGCCGATTGAGGGAATCGCCGCCCGCATCTTCAACCCGATCGGCCCGGGCATGCCGTCCTCCCAGGCCTTCGGCCGCTTCGCCGCGCAGCTTGCCGCGCCGAGCCCCGACCCGCTCTCCCTTCAGACCGGAAACCTCGACGCCCGCCGCGACCTGATCGACGCCCGAGACGTGGCCGACGCCCTGATTGCGCTGGCCCTCCGTGGTCATCCGGGACGGGTCTATCACGTCGGGACCGGCTCCTCGCACCGCATCGGCGACGGTCTTCACCGCCTCATCGCCCTGAGCGGCCGTCGCGTGGTCGTCTCCTCCGACCCGAACCCCGGCCCCGGCCCGGTCGACTCCCGCGCCTGCATTGCCGCCATCAGGCGAGACACCGGCTGGTCTCCTCGCATCCCGATCGACGAGAGCCTGGCCGACCTCTGGAACTCGGTTCGCCCCCGATCCCTCCGGCCCGATGCTCCTCACCCCCCGCCGTCTCCCAACCATCGCTCCGAATCGACGCCGATCGCCTGCCACCCATCGACCGACTGACCTTGACCGTTCTCGCAAACCCTCCGACAATCCCGGCCAACGGTCCAGGGAGCGGACCGCGCTCTTGATCCGATGTTGTCCAAGGAGGGCGACGCGGTGATCCCCCGCCATCGACCGCTGATCGCCATACTCGTGCTCACCGCCTGCCTGCACGTCGTGGGGATGATCCGCACCCCCCTCCCCTCGCAGGATGGCCTGAAATTCATCCGGATCGCCCGCGAGTTCGGCGAGCAGCCCTGGGCCGACGTCGTCCGCAACGCCGACCAGCACCCGCTCTATCCCGCCCTGATCGCCGCCTTGCATCCGTTCATCGCCCCGAGGATCGCCGACACCCCCGACTCGTGGCGGATCGCTGCGCAAGGGGTCTCGATGCTGGCGATGCTTGCCGCCATCCCCCCCTTCTTTTTCCTGGCCCGTCGTTGCGTCGGACGGCAATCGGCCGTGCTCGCCACCGTGCTGTTCCCGATCCTCCCGCTGTTTGCCGAACTCGGCCACGAAACGCTCAGCGATGCGACCGCGCTGGCGTTTGCCGTCGGTGCCCTCGCCTTTGGAACACAAGCACTGACCACCGGAGATTCCCGAGCAGCGATCGCGAGCGGCCTCTGCGCTGGCCTCGGCTACCTCGCCCGCCCCGAGGTCGCCGCAGTCCTCCTCGCTCTCCTCGCGGCCGGCGCCCTGTCCTGGATTGCTCCCTTCCGAACCCTTTTGCGCACCGCGTTCGACCGCCACTTACCCCTTCTGGCTCCGAAACACTCCGTTCACCCCGGCCCTCTCCCCGCTCTCGGAGAGACTGCGGCGGCCATTCGTCAACCCTCGCCATCGCTCGCGAGGGAGCGGGTGGCCGAACGCCGGGTGAGGGGGTCCTCCGTTTCCGGCGTGCTTGCGGAACGGAGTCGAAGTCTTCCGCGAACGCTGCTCGCAATCACCGGATTCCTGCTGCCGTTTCTGGTCCTGCTCGGTGCGTATGCCTCCATCAAGGGAACCGTCTCCGAGAAGCTCTCGCTCCGCTTCGCCACGGGTTTGGGAAACGGCACCGGTGTTTCGCGCACAGTGCCACTCTGGGTCCCTCCGGGACTTGACGACCCACGCTGGGACTTCGCCCCGAAGGAAGAATCGAACGCCCCCGGCCGACTCTCCCTCATCCCCGCCTCGGTCCTCGTGGCCCGTCGCGCCACCGAGGCAACCGCCTGGCTCCTCGTTCCCCTGGCCTGCTGGGGAGCCTGGCACCATCGCGGCCCCCGCCGATCGCGTCCGGCCCGCCAATCACTTGGTTTGCTCGCATTCGGCTTCCTGGCCATCCTGATCCGACACACGATGACCACCGGGTACCTGTCCGATCGCCACTGCGCTCTGCTCGTGGTGGCCATTGTCCCGTGGTCGGCCGTTGGGCTGCTCGATCTGGCCCGACGATGGGCCGATCGTCGCGCACTCGTTCCCGCACGTCGGCAACGCTTGGCAAGACTGGCCCTTGTCATGCTCCTCGTGGGTGTTGCGGCCCTTCAGCTCAAGCCCGGGCACGCGAGCCGATGGGGCTATCAGCAGGCCGGACAGTGGCTCGCCCAGCGAGCCGGACCGGGCGACGCCGTGCTCGATACCCGAGGCTGGGCCGCCTTTGTTTCCAATCTGCGATCGTACGGCCCATGGCACATTCGCCAGGCGTTGACCGACGAAAAGCTTGCGTATGTCGTCATTTCTGAGGACGAGCTCACCGCCAGAAGCCGCCGCGCCGAGACGCTCGCCGCCCTGCTCGACTATGCCGCCGAACCGGTCGCCGCCTTCCCCGAACGGCAAGGGGACGACACCATCGGCGTTCGAGTTTACCGCTACGCTCGGCCCGAGTCGTGGGAGGGAATCCTTCGATGAGTCCACCGCAAGCCACTCCCTCCGACTCCCTGCTTCATCGCCTGACGCGAGGCACCCGCTGGGCCTGGCGATCGCCGAGCCACGGCGACCGCTTGCCGCCCGACCTCGACGCGATCGTGATGCAGATCCAGTCCGACGACCGGCTCCACGCCAAGCAAGGCCGCTCGACCTGTCGCGTCCGGTTCGATGCCCCCAGCGGCCCACTCACCGTCTACCTGAAGCGGCATTACCAGCTTCCCTGGCCGACCCGAATCGCCGCTCTCATGCATCCCAACGGCCGCCACTCTCCCGCCGGGGCCGAGTGGCGCCACCTGCACCGAGGGCGAGAACTGGGCCTCCTCGTTCCCAATCCCGTCGCCGCGGGCGAATCGATTGGGCCCTGGGGACGCGTGCAAAGTTACTTGATGGTTGAGGAACTGACCGGCTTCCTTCCCCTTCACGAAGCCATCCCCGTCCTGAAGGATCGCCTTGATCCCTCGGCCTTCGCCACCTGGAAACGACGGCTCATCAGCGGCATGGCCGAACTGACCGCGCGTCTTCACCAGGCCCGCACGTTCCACAAAGATCTGTATCTTTGCCATTATTACGTTGACATTGAGCGAAGCGATTCCCCCCTCTACCTCATCGACCTCCACCGCCTTGCCTCTCACTCCTTATCGAGCTTCTGGTGGCGTTGGAAAGATCTGGCGCAACTGCTCTTTTCCACCTTCGACGTTGAGGGGATCGACGACCGCGACCGGCTTCGCTTCTGGCTCCGCTATCGCCAAAGGATGAATCTGCGTTGGCCCGAACTCGACGCTCGCGTTATCCAGGCTCGGGCCGATCGCTATCACGCGCACAATCTCAAGAAGGTTCGCGGTGGCTAACCCCTCAGAACGTGCGACCGATTCGGACCACCGCCTCGGGAGGCCCTCGATGCATCTTGCGATCACCTTTCAGCGCGTCGATCCGTCAAAGGGAGGCGCCGAGACCTACGTTGCCGATCTCTGCCGACGCCTCGTCGAGCGCGGCCACCGCGTTGACCTTTACACCGCTTCCTGTGCCGACGGAGCCGTGCCTCCCGAGGTCCGGATCGTTC is a window of Tautonia rosea DNA encoding:
- a CDS encoding ArnT family glycosyltransferase encodes the protein MIPRHRPLIAILVLTACLHVVGMIRTPLPSQDGLKFIRIAREFGEQPWADVVRNADQHPLYPALIAALHPFIAPRIADTPDSWRIAAQGVSMLAMLAAIPPFFFLARRCVGRQSAVLATVLFPILPLFAELGHETLSDATALAFAVGALAFGTQALTTGDSRAAIASGLCAGLGYLARPEVAAVLLALLAAGALSWIAPFRTLLRTAFDRHLPLLAPKHSVHPGPLPALGETAAAIRQPSPSLARERVAERRVRGSSVSGVLAERSRSLPRTLLAITGFLLPFLVLLGAYASIKGTVSEKLSLRFATGLGNGTGVSRTVPLWVPPGLDDPRWDFAPKEESNAPGRLSLIPASVLVARRATEATAWLLVPLACWGAWHHRGPRRSRPARQSLGLLAFGFLAILIRHTMTTGYLSDRHCALLVVAIVPWSAVGLLDLARRWADRRALVPARRQRLARLALVMLLVGVAALQLKPGHASRWGYQQAGQWLAQRAGPGDAVLDTRGWAAFVSNLRSYGPWHIRQALTDEKLAYVVISEDELTARSRRAETLAALLDYAAEPVAAFPERQGDDTIGVRVYRYARPESWEGILR
- a CDS encoding NAD-dependent epimerase/dehydratase family protein — protein: MSTWLVTGGSGFLGHHLLNRMVCSDLGITRLIALGRRPPEGWPADAFLRADLNDPASLSRALATVRPRVVLHLAGLTPPADEATLHRVNAGGTLALLRALQAIGRPCRIVSAGSAAELGPVPEALLPANETIPCRPDSPYGLSKWFASQATVASPRPIEGIAARIFNPIGPGMPSSQAFGRFAAQLAAPSPDPLSLQTGNLDARRDLIDARDVADALIALALRGHPGRVYHVGTGSSHRIGDGLHRLIALSGRRVVVSSDPNPGPGPVDSRACIAAIRRDTGWSPRIPIDESLADLWNSVRPRSLRPDAPHPPPSPNHRSESTPIACHPSTD
- a CDS encoding lipopolysaccharide kinase InaA family protein — its product is MSPPQATPSDSLLHRLTRGTRWAWRSPSHGDRLPPDLDAIVMQIQSDDRLHAKQGRSTCRVRFDAPSGPLTVYLKRHYQLPWPTRIAALMHPNGRHSPAGAEWRHLHRGRELGLLVPNPVAAGESIGPWGRVQSYLMVEELTGFLPLHEAIPVLKDRLDPSAFATWKRRLISGMAELTARLHQARTFHKDLYLCHYYVDIERSDSPLYLIDLHRLASHSLSSFWWRWKDLAQLLFSTFDVEGIDDRDRLRFWLRYRQRMNLRWPELDARVIQARADRYHAHNLKKVRGG
- the waaF gene encoding lipopolysaccharide heptosyltransferase II, which codes for MRIVVFCPNLVGDTVMATPTLRALRQGFPTARISGMIKPNVAPTLDGAPWLDDLIPFHPKSADPDQRMPGVISRLRDERYDLAILLPNSIRSALMAWLGGVERRVGYARGGRGLLLTDHLHAPRDPRGRFSPVPIVEYYLALARHLHCPVDSLACELFTTADDEQAADLAWQRLGLLGDRPVVCLNTGGAFGPAKNWPDAHFATLARRLVSELGVKVLVVCGPAERASARAIVAGASHPDVVSLAEEPVSIGLTKASVRRSALLVTTDSGPRHFAAGFGVPVVSLFGPTHIAWTRTYHPLAIHLQQPVPCGPCQKPVCPLGHHRCMTELHPDAVFEASRRLLSRPSSRRAA
- a CDS encoding SGNH/GDSL hydrolase family protein, producing MPHVVLLGDSIFDNAAYVPGGPSVLDHLQKHLRPSWRVTQLAVDGASTEDVARQLKGLPRDATHLVVSTGGNDALGARSWILHEPADSVAEVLTALNAIRDAFQAAYRAMLDRLQSLHKAVTVCTIYDAIPGLSPAERAGLSVFNEVILREASRSIVSVIDLRLACNDPDDFSTLSPIEPSAFGGGKIARLIRRVVAEQDVSNLAARIYR
- the lpxK gene encoding tetraacyldisaccharide 4'-kinase, producing the protein MDRIAFHRLIRGETLGPRAAMARAALRVASAGYRIGITSRNARFDRGRGVERAEVPVVSIGNITVGGTGKTPMVEYACRHFRRLGLRVAILSRGYGATEGLNDEGLVLDANLPDVPHFQDPDRVSLARIAVEECESQVLVLDDGFQHRRLARDLDIVLIDALDPFGLGHLLPRGLLREPIRSLRRAGVVVLSRADLVSPDDRRAIRAEAERHAGPLPWAEARHAPRDLIDDAGQAFLLDLARSGPVVAFCGLGNPEGFRRTVLGLGANLVAFRTFPDHHPYDRSDVDSLISWAREHQASLALTTQKDSVKLRLDHLGPVPLRAVRIGLELLDGADLLDASLDRIAAKAPLDPGP